The Pithys albifrons albifrons isolate INPA30051 chromosome 1, PitAlb_v1, whole genome shotgun sequence genome contains the following window.
CCCCCAGCTGTACAAAGAGCTTGAGGGACCTGGGAAGGCCAGAAGGTGACACATTCGTTTTACGGACAGAAGTGGCAATTTTACCTGCTCTGCCTTCACTCTTAGTGTCTGGGGATCCCAAACCCACAGCTTCCCACACCAAGCTCAGTCCACGTGCGGAGGTGGATTGAACTTCTACTTGGGGATTTCTGGTGACCGATGACATCTCCCTTCCTGGCTTTTCCCGGTGGCCTCCGTTGTTTCGGACATGCTCCGAAATGAAAATCATACCCCGTCCTGGTGCGGGCAGAGACCGACGGTAGCCCAGGGACCTCAAACACATTCCCCGAACACTAAAACCACCGGGCCAGGTGATGCAGCTCTCGGGGAGACTCGAGGCCTTGGCTGTCGGTGCAGCGAAGGCGTCTGCACCTAGCGAAGATCGTTCCCGTGCGCTCGAACGCAGCTATAGTCCCCGCACGAAGGGCCTTTCCCTGCACGAACGGAGCAGCAGCGGGAGCGCAGGGCCCAGGGGGTGCAGCGCTTGCGGGAAGGTGATGCCGGTCCGGCCCCGCCGTCCCGCCACAGCGTGTGGCACCCCCGGGACCGCGGGTCTTGTCGGCTGCTTCCGACGGGGCTCTCCGAGAGCCACGGGGACGAGACACCGCGCGTAAAAGCGTCAAAGCGCCATCGGGAGGCTGCGGCACCCAAGCTGGAGCCCCGTAGTCCTGGTGGAAGGAGCCCCAGCACGGCCGGCCTCGATCGGGCACCTGGAGAGAGGAGCCGAGCCCCGCCGTCAGCCAGGTGTCTGTATTCACCTGCAGCCGTACGTATCGGTGTGTGCACATAGTGCATCTCTCTCCACAGACTTGCCACTGGGATGAGAAGGAAAAGTGTTCagcccagcctctccccatcTCGACCTTTAGCTTCGCGGGGAGGACCGagagagcagccaggagagGGATCCCCTGCATCCCGCACCTTCAGCTCAAGCTGAAGAGAAGAGTCCCCGCCATCTGCGCTCGCCGGGGAGTGAGAATCCCGCTGCTGGGCTGCAGCGGAGAAGGTTGGAGAGCGATGGTGCTCCCAGCGCGCGCCCGCGGACACGGAGTGGCTGCGTTTTACGCGAAGGGAAGGACATAAACCATTAACAAGCTTTTATTGTTATCATAATCATTATTATCATCGCCATCATCATCtgcacataaataaataaataaataactctCGGGGGAAGGGAGTGGGACGGAACGGTACAACCACAGCTGTGCGCCCGGCAGCGACCAAGTCgaaacaaaacagagaacaatttttaaaagaaaaaacccaatcaaacaaaaacaacaacaacaacaaaaaaacccaaaacaaacacccaaaacaaaaagaaagaaagaaaaaaaaacaaacccgAAAAAGGGAAATAGAAGAACGCAAATAGATTTCGACCCTCCCCGTCCGTCCGCTTTCGGGCACCGCCGAGTGACCGAAGGGAGCCCGGGACAGTATCCTTCCAGACGGGCGCGCCTCCCTGTCACCACACACCATCCGCGCCTGTCTTGGTGCGCGGAGATGTCTGCAAGAAGCTTCCCGGGCTCGGGGATGCGCCTGCGGGGAGACAGGTGAGAGAGCACTACGAGGGGACGTTTGGGGTCCTGGGGAACAATTTATTTACAACAGGGTGTCAGAACACCCATCGCCATGGGCCGGGGCTTTAGAAAGGCCATAAAGTCCTTCGTAAATTACACAAATTATACAAAACAGTATAAAATCCTTCGGCTGCATATCAGCACCGAGGCAGGCAGgactcccttccctgctctcgCCACAGTTCCTGGGGAGCTGGGTGGGCGTGCGGGGGGCTAGGGCGTGACTGCGAGACCTCTGTCGTCCTTCCCCGAGGAGGACGGAGACATGCGCGAGTCCTCGTCGTCTTCCGAGCACTTGGTGGTGGAAAGGGACGAACATTTGCAGCTGTGAccgccccccccgccccggtgGGAGCTACTTTTGCCTTCTTTCTTGTGCTTGACCCGTCGGTTCTGGAACCAGATCTTCACCTGCTTCTCGGAGAGGTTCAGGTAGGTGGCGATCTCGATTCGCCGCAGCCGGGAAAGGTACATATTGGAGGCGaactccctctccagctccaggagctgcgTGCTGGTGAAGGCGGTGCGCATCCGTTTGCTGCTGGGCAGCTGGCTGGACGTGCTGTCTGGGAACGAAGCAGAACGCACCGTCAGTACCTGTTGGGTCCGCCGCCGCCCTCCCCACAACACCGGGCAGCCCGCTGAGCCCTCCTCGCCGCCCGCTCTGCGGGACCGCAACCCTTTCTCCTTCCCGGGGGACCGGTGACCCTTcaagctgctgccaggctggagtCCGAACTAACGGGGTACTGTGGCCGCCTCTCCCCGTTCGCACAGCCTGGATCGGGGACTCGGCGGACAGCAGCGGGGCTCTCCCTGCGCAATGTCCGGGGCACCGGCGGAGAGGCGCCGGGACTTCCCGTCCAGCCTCCTAGTGCTGAGCACGGACCCCGCTCTCTGTTTTCCGTCGGCAGGGTCCCCCGGGATCCCCACCATCGCCCCGCTTCGCCGCTTTCATGCAGACATGCACCACCCCGCTCCCACTCCTGTGGCCCTTACCCACGGAGATGCAGTGGAACTGCCGGGGGTCGGGCAGCGGGTAGGCGCCCTGGTAGAGCGCCGGTGCGTGCCCGACGCTGACGGCGGAGACGGAGTGCTGCTGGCGGGCCAGGGGCGAGTGGCAGTACTGGGAGCcgaagggagggaaggaggccTTGATGAGGGGGatggcgggcggcggcgggtgCAGCTGGGAGGCGGTAACACAGAGCGGGCAGACGCAGAGCAGCCCGGCCTTGCGAGCGTGGCAGGCGCCGGCCGGCAGCCCGGGCAGAGGGTGCGAGGGATGCACGGCGTAGGGGAAGAGCGGAGGCGGAGGGCTGCCCTCCCCTTTCTTCTCGCCTGCCTCCCGCAGCACCAGCGAGTCCACCAGGAAGGAGCGTGGCATGGCCCCGCGCAGCGCCCACGCAGCCCCCGCGCAGCCCTGGCGCGGCGCCGCTGGCCAGCCCGAGTGGTGCTGAACGGGGCCCGCCGCCCGCTTTAAATAGCGCCCGCGCCATGTGATGGCGGCGCCGGGCGCTCAATGGGCTTTCTGTGGCTCTTCTCTTGGCATTCACGCTGCACGCTCCCTCATTATTTCCCTTGTTAACTAAATGAACTGCATAATGTACTCTATTCTTGTCGACCCCACCCACGCCGTAGCAGGCggcctctcccctcctctccctttcgCGGGGTTATTTTCTCATTCTCTCGCGatttaatattcttttctttctctttataaCTCTCCTTCGCTTTCAGCCCAGCTTTCAGCCCTCTCCCCCTTGTTTATTTTGCCGGCTGCAGCCGCGGTCTTCGCCGGCGCCAGcttcccctgccagccccccgTGCCTTTCCCACCTGTGGCATCAGGTCGGCCCCCCAGCCCCGAcgacctctctctctcccctcgTCCCCGAGATGCTTCTTACCCACTACCACGACCGCCGCCGTCCCCTGCCCCGCGTCTTTGTTCCCAGCCCGGTGCCGGGACCTGCCGCTTTATCGCTGTCGCTGCCGTCGGGCGCATCCCTCGGCCACAGAGATGTGCCCGTCGTGCTCCATAGGCAGGGTCATCCGCCGGGCCTCTGCGTGGGCGTAGGTGCCCGGGCACAGATAACGGGTATGGAGTTACACAACCATCGCAGCTGCACTGGCGCGGGTATAAAAACCCGTCTCACAGATACCGCTGCGTGTCGGCGGCACCCGCGGCGGGCGCTTCAGCggagggagaagagaagcttgGCACATTTCGCGTGTCTTTACACCTGGTCGCTCTGCCCGGTGTTAGCACCTGCCATCGATAAACACCTGCCATCGCACCACCGCACTCCATGTGCGGCGGCCGCGGTCCCGGCCGCGACCAAGTCGCACTAGTTCGACCCCGCATCGCCGCGCACAAGTGCGCCGGGAAGTCCCTGAGGCTGTGGGGACGGAGAGGGTCACGGCTTATTTCTCCCGAACGATGGGATTTAACTTAAACACTGCTGTGGTGTCTGGTTGTCTTCGCACAGGGATGTGCACAGCTCACGGCGGTCTCCAAAGCGAGTGCCCGCTGCCAGAGCCAACGCTCACCGGCGCTGCCCCGCGCACCGGCGCCCGGCATAGCTCTCCGTGGAGCTTGTTAATTTAGTAGGTGAATAAGGAAtgctaaaaaataataataataataataattaaaaatcattGAGATACGTGTTCTTCCCCGATTTTCCGTTTAATATACGGAGAATAAAAAGACAAACGCATCCGCTGGCTCCTGTCAAAATGTGGGGAGACTGCTCCCTACAGTAACCTCCTCGCCTCGAAATTAAATGGACTTTAATAAAAGAGAGTGAAATAAAGggggaagagaaataaaagcctTGAAAGCAGCGTACTCCCGTGTCTCCGGCTGTGCAGAGGTTGTTGTGCATGTGGTCATATTTCTCACTGAAATCTGAGGGAGTTCTGATGAGATACAGTTGCTGCCAGAACCTAAAAATGTGCTGATGTACACAAATGAAAGGTGAAAATTACAGAGCGAACAAAAccaaatattaataaaaatccAGTCCTGCAATGATACAGAAGAGATTCCCAAGTGTCCTTCCCTGAAAGCGTtaatggattttgttttttttttttgttttatttttaaggaaaaggtattttaaaacattttccgCATCTCTCCCCGCTGAGAAATATTTCGCCACCGGAGGGTGGTGGATTCAGCCTTATTCCGAGGGATTCCCGCTGCCCAGGGGCTGAACCCCGGGACTCCGAGCCTCAGGGAGGCAAAGGGTTAACGGCTTCTGAATGCACACCAAGCCCAAAGCTACTGggaaagaatatccaaaaaaataaccagttttttttttccagccgCTGGACCTTATTGAATGTCATTGAAGAAAGTTTTGAATGCCAGATAAAGAGAGGCGAATTAAAGTGTGTGACAGCAGAGGATAAGCAAACACAAAGAGAACTCTGTCACACTTTGGGCAAAATCCGTGGGCTTTTTACCAAGCCTCTTCGCTATGATTGAATTAAGTaataggaaaacattttctttcagtttagaGCCATTAGACAAAAACTTCAAAGCGAATAACACTTTTTAATGTGCAGCCCAACAATGGAATCTGTTTTGTGCTGAAATGTTTAAATGGTTTGTTGTGCAACTGTGGGCTGAAATAACCTAGACTGCAGCAAAATAGCATCCTTCAGGCAGTTTTATGAGCATTTGAAACTAGCACAGACCTTTAATTCCGGCGCTTTAAACTAGCTCCCCTCTCTGTCTTTTTTGCGGTCCCCtccactttttttccccccttaaaCAGTGGACATTCACCTCATATATTTGCTGTCTTGAAGTGATCGCCACTAAACGAAAACGGCACTGAAAGCGGGGTAAAGAGATCCACCGGCGGGGTACGCACAGCAGGAGGCTCGGGGGGCGCGAGCGGCGCGGGGGCAGCCCCTcccggggctgcggggcggcCCCGCACGGACCTGCCTCTGCTGCggggggcgggcagggcagATGCCCCGGCCGCGCGGGGGGTTCTATCCCGACAGGATCCCCCGTGGCACCGGGAACTACCGGCACTCGGGCTCCGCAGGGAAAGAAACGCCGGGTGGTAATTGCTATCCCCGTGCCCTGCTCTCGCTGTCACTGCCCCGGAGAAGAGGATAATAAGGGAAAGGGAGCCATTAGGGTGCGCATCAACGCGGAGAGCCTCAGGGAGTGGAGCGTCAGGAATCGTTGCGGAGGGATGACGGAGGGAGAGGACAACAGCCTTAGCACTGAATGAGCCGTGCCTTTCTCCTCGGGGTGGCCTACACCACCGCTGCCTGCGAGGGGAGAAGGTGTCACACTGCCCCTGCCTAGGGTTGTCTGAGTGGACATCGGCTGAAAAGAGCTCCCTCATCATTTTGAGGGACCAGCCGTCACTGCCTTTTGTGATAAGGGCTTACTCCCCGGGTCAGTTGTCATTACTGTCTGGGGGTGGGAGGTGACACCGTCAATTCCTAAGGAAAGCATGAAGAGGTACATTAGTttgagagaggaggggaagtgAGGATGCAATCTGACTGGGTAGGATGGAATCACTATTTCCAAGAAGACCATGCCGTTGGTAGCTGAGAAGGGCTAATGATTTCTGAGCCCAGTTCAAGAAGTGATTTTGTAATAGCAAATACCAAAATGTAAATCAAAGCCAATTCTGAACCACCAGCCACACACCATGTGGTGGATTGTCCCAAGAATATGCCTATTTACTTTGGAAAACACGGACAGTAACAAGCCTGTGAGATATCTGTGCACCTCTTTAATTAGCTACACCATAGAATGATTGTGAGTTTCCACAAGTAACCTAAAGtagttggttttggttttttttttaacaattgcTGCTTGATCAGCAAAATCAATTTTTATGTCTGCTGCACTTGCTTCGTTGGTCTCTTGTTTCATTGTACAGGACTAGCTTCAGGAACAGATATCCAAAACATGTTATTTTTGGCTACTTAAACCATGCTTTGTACAGAATGAATGTTTCCCATGGGCTTATCTTGTGCACTGACACAACAGGGCCTGTGTGACAAGCCCGTTTGGCAGTGTTTCTTTCCACAGCATCTCAGAGGAGAGATGGCACAAGCTCTGTTCTGCTGATGGACCACCAAGGTGAAGTGATGAGGGGTAGTACCTATTTGGGACCAGCAGATGATGCTTGTGGGTTGCTCATGTCACCCTATATTCACATGAAACTCAGTATTTGAAAACTTTAGTGTGTATTTGTATATTTTGTGCACTGACTTTGGTCAAATACTAGAAGCATTTGACATGGTAAAAGCCAGggctcagggaagggaagcagtCAATGAGAAGAAAACTAATATTGAGTATCTGCAAAAAAAATGAACCCAAACTTTTTATCATGAGCGCAGTGATCTGCTTAGCACTATCTGTGAGTACCAGTCGGAAGACAGGCCACATTATGTCAGATCAGAAGGCCATCTACAGCCATAACTTctctgcagcagtggctgcagtggAAATCTAAGGAAGTCTGTAAGAAAATGAGAAGTGTAGAGTGATCATTCCATGGTTTACTCCTGACCATCAGTGATCCACAATAAAAGGGATTCCAGAAACATAGGCTGtgtttaaaatcagtttttccaaaataaaggCTAAACCACAGGGTTaggtctttttatttttttccccatgaagtTGCCCTCAGTTTTCCTTCATCTCTTATCTATCAATTCCTTCCaaatttataatttaataaacTCGGTAGCCTACCAGCAATTGGTTTAAAAGGGGCTTAATAAAAGAGGGAGAGACCATTTACAAGGGCAGATAGTGATAGGACGGAGTGggttaaaaatgaaagaaattacatGTTAGAAAAAATTCAGAGGATAGTGAGACAGTAGGACAGATAGtacagagaagttgtggatacctcatccctgaaagtgtccaaggccaggtttcGATCACAAGCTATCAAGAAAATAGCTAATCTTGCCAGTTAAACCTGTGACATGGGAGGACCAAATCAAAGCTGCTTATTTCCAggacctttattttttttcctttgataatTTTCCACAGCAGATATCTAGGGTAGAGATTTGCCATTTATATCTTGTTCAGTCCCATTGCTTGCTAGCAGTGTTAGTTTATAAGGGAATCCTGTACTTATCTTCTAGGAAGACAATTTCTCTTCCTTGATTTGACCTTTCACTGAGGAGGAGGTGTCATAGATGTAGTCGGACAAAAATGGTGAAAAAGTAACAGGAAAAGTAggtatatgtaaaaataaacaatttaaaataaccTTATGCTTTTACAGAGAGACCACATTTCAAACTGCTGGTAACCTCGTAAGAAAAATGTGCACATAGGATGGAGAAGTGCTTGAAAGTAATGAAGACAAGGAATTGCAAAAAATGAGCTGAATATTAGTTCTGCAGATATGGTTAAATTATGAAATTAGATTTATAGTCCTTCAACCTCAGAATCCATCCTATTTCCTAACTTTTTTTATGTACTGCTTTCTCCTTTATCCAAATTGCTCACCTTTAAGTATTCTGAGTCCTTTACAAACTGAAAGTTTTTGAGGTTGCCAGTCAGCTCCTTGAGAACATCCAAAGAGAAATTCTGTCATCCTGTATCATAATAAACCTTATCATTTGTTATTTATATGAACCATTTGAACAGTTTTCTGTAGCTGATGTACCTGTTTTCAGGTTTTAATTGCATTCATGTGGCAAGTACTCAACAAATCATATTGATCTGGAACGTGTACTTGAGGTTATGGGTACACTGGTTTCAGTGCTGGCTTCTTGTTTCCATCCTGGCAGATTTGGAGGGGTTTGCAGTGGTTGTGGTCATTGTTGAATGAGACATCTGGTTAGTGCATTCTGTGATGGAAGAGAGGCAAATAAATGTCTACTAGATTCACTGTTAAAGATCTTTCTTCAACTTTGAAGTGAAGTTATAAAGGAAGCTGACAGAAAAAAGCAGTTCTTCCctgtcattaaaaaataaataccagaGAGGTGAAGATGTTGGAGCCAATAAAACCACTCAAGAACAAATGCCCAGATGGAGTTCCCCAAGACACAGAAGACATTTCCTAGATGCTTTTACAATGCTGCTATACACCCATATGCAAAAATATACTATGAGTGTTGCCAACAGAAGAATATGGTGAGTGGGGCAGTTGCTTTGCTTTGGATCAAGGGGTGGTATGTTGTACATTGGGAGTAGCAAGGGTTGTGAGAAAAGAGGGAGGCTGGCTTACCTGTCCCAGGGTTTCCTGGCCACTGGTGGTGGCATAGTGACAGAGCCTGAAAGTTCCAGATCAAAACTGTGTAGCTTGGTTTTTTCTTTGGTGTTGACAAATATAAGTTCTTCAAGGGTTTATCAAACATGAATGTGAAATGATTATCTTAAGTGGTTATTCTGCTTGTGTCAAGCAGACTTCACCAAGGTATGTTAATTCCTTTAACTTCTCAGTCTTGAGAGCAGACTGAGAAAAGGAACACTTTGAActgacaaaataattttcttcttttcattacattttgCAGATTTAAAACCCCCTTTTGAACACAGTAGAGTATCCAGAACATATTAGTTCACATGTGTTTCTGTCTGCATGTCTGGACATGAACCAGCatattatattattaaataCAGTTGACATATCGGGTGTATAGGATGAGAGAGTACAGCCATGCATAACCATACTGTGGTAATTTTATACAAATAACTTCCTGAAAGTTGAATGCAGTCACTTGTTGACAGCCTTACATTTGCATGGAAATCTTGCAGTTCATGCAGAGTATTTTTTAGGGACACAAACCAACCACTAATTAACAAAAGAAACATCAGGGATAT
Protein-coding sequences here:
- the GSX1 gene encoding GS homeobox 1: MPRSFLVDSLVLREAGEKKGEGSPPPPLFPYAVHPSHPLPGLPAGACHARKAGLLCVCPLCVTASQLHPPPPAIPLIKASFPPFGSQYCHSPLARQQHSVSAVSVGHAPALYQGAYPLPDPRQFHCISVDSTSSQLPSSKRMRTAFTSTQLLELEREFASNMYLSRLRRIEIATYLNLSEKQVKIWFQNRRVKHKKEGKSSSHRGGGGGHSCKCSSLSTTKCSEDDEDSRMSPSSSGKDDRGLAVTP